A single Asterias rubens chromosome 13, eAstRub1.3, whole genome shotgun sequence DNA region contains:
- the LOC117298560 gene encoding extracellular matrix protein 3-like, translating to MERTTIFLSGVVVFALLVSYSPVIVLGQTFALKTTSYTKQEEVGAHAILEIVRTGGDLAQPDSIEVNTFPGSALADSDFIPIRNQRREFLPNARIIAIRVDIMNDFVYEASNEQFTFEISNPSSGTVNPTMSTATITIQDDDARFGFENTATSIEVSESAGAFDVYLLRTGNPQSDATVYVSTSDCSTAVCSGTPTADFTPLISTPVRFAPGEVKVGLQLTIASDQIPENKESVYLFVERVVGGEIGGPVGTTVFIQDDDVQYQIAGSAITVKEATGGVQFELTITRRFNLEAASTIEVYTEDGTATLADGDYARIDSTVMFPMDVSSATVTVTVNDDNVVESQEVFYVGIRNPSDGFALTADSRFAVNIDDNECVFSILQTAYAVNEEDAEVVIQIRRTGDPTADSSIRARTVAVSATQDKDYGGSDTLLMFGNTVLGYDLKLPITADQINGEEDETFQVELYQSVTCIIGSISSTTVTIKDSAKLSTLAIILIGVGAAVFAVLVLIMILCCCAFMKPSSRRDPFHNEREVPDVDFPQELHTRRGTGPIATYIPDDRNKRRQERPERRDVEQERSRRQDLQNGGPRITELPPRNRASRKESARPSFDQLPPPRPEQPAPPTDRQSEMRRLQHDNRQELIDQRRSRSMFNPSGEREPYWEERGLERNRSAPNNHYGYF from the exons ATGGAAAGAACAACGATCTTCCTGTCTGGTGTTGTCGTCTTTGCTCTTTTGGTATCGTACTCACCTGTTATAGTTCTCGGTCAAA CATTTGCGCTGAAGACAACGTCTTACACGAAGCAGGAAGAAGTTGGTGCCCATGCCATCCTTGAAATAGTTCGCACCGGGGGAGATTTGGCACAGCCAGATAGTATCG AGGTGAACACCTTCCCAGGGTCAGCCCTAGCCGACTCCGACTTCATCCCAATAAGGAACCAGAGGCGTGAATTCCTCCCAAATGCTCGGATCATCGCCATCCGAGTCGACATTATGAACGACTTCGTGTACGAGGCCTCGAATGAGCAATTCACATTTGAAATATCCAACCCATCTTCTGGAACGGTAAACCCAACCATGAGTACTGCAACCATTACCATACAAGATGATGACG CTCGATTCGGGTTTGAAAATACCGCTACATCAATTGAAGTGTCAGAGTCTGCTGGAGCATTCGATGTTTACCTGCTCAGAACTGGTAACCCGCAATCTGACGCCACTGTGT ATGTGTCCACATCGGATTGCAGCACTGCCGTCTGTAGCGGCACCCCAACGGCTGACTTTACCCCCCTCATCAGCACCCCAGTGCGGTTCGCACCCGGGGAGGTCAAAGTGGGTCTGCAACTCACGATTGCATCGGACCAGATACCGGAGAATAAAGAGTCTGTCTATCTATTTGTAGAGAGGGTTGTCGGGGGTGAAATCGGCGGGCCTGTCGGTACGACAGTCTTCATTCAAGATGATGATG TTCAATACCAGATAGCTGGTAGTGCCATCACTGTGAAAGAAGCTACCGGCGGTGTGCAGTTTGAACTAACCATCACAAGAAGATTCAACTTAGAGGCAGCGAGCACTATTG AGGTGTACACTGAAGACGGAACAGCTACTCTCGCCGACGGGGACTATGCTCGTATTGATAGTACTGTAATGTTCCCTATGGACGTGTCAAGTGCCACAGTTACTGTCACCGTAAATGATGACAACGTTGTGGAGAGTCAGGAAGTTTTCTATGTTGGAATTCGAAACCCGTCTGATGGTTTCGCGCTGACTGCGGATAGCAGGTTCGCTGTCAACATTGATGACAATGAAT GCGTATTTTCgatattgcaaactgcttacgcCGTCAACGAAGAAGACGCTGAAGTTGTTATTCAGATAAGACGGACGGGTGACCCGACGGCAGATAGCAGTATTC GGGCAAGGACCGTTGCAGTAAGCGCCACACAAGACAAGGACTACGGGGGCTCAGACACATTACTGATGTTTGGAAACACGGTTTTAGGCTACGACCTCAAGTTGCCAATCACCGCTGATCAGATCAATGGTGAAGAAGACGAAACGTTCCAG GTGGAGCTATACCAGTCAGTTACCTGCATCATCGGAAGCATCTCGTCAACGACAGTCACAATTAAAGACTCAGCGA AGCTGTCTACGTTGGCCATTATTCTAATCGGGGTCGGTGCTGCTGTTTTTGCCGTCCTTGTTCTCATCATGATCCTGTGCTGCTGTGCCTTCATGAAACCCAGCAGCCGAAGAG ATCCATTTCACAACGAGCGAGAAGTCCCGGACGTAGACTTCCCCCAAGAGTTGCACACAAGGCGCGGAACGGGACCTATCGCCACCTATATCCCTGACGATCGAAACAAGCGTCGACAGGAACGCCCAGAGAGGCGCGACGTCGAACAGGAACGCAGTCGGAGACAGGATCTCCAAAAT GGTGGTCCTCGCATAACCGAGTTACCTCCCAGAAACCGTGCCTCGAGAAAAGAGTCTGCCCGTCCGTCGTTCGATCAGCTCCCACCACCTCGTCCAGAGCAACCCGCACCACCAACG